The following proteins are co-located in the Micromonospora coriariae genome:
- a CDS encoding NHL repeat-containing protein, translating into MSSFRRTLVPVAVLALAAALFPAAAAASAVPTGATPGTVTDFGVQQTALTVFEAHYGTGAENRPVVYGVQMGSPGVLSVTDPVTRELLDTAYLPDSSGAWGITQTADGTVYAGSYPNAHLYSYDPQTRTTVDLGAPVAGQTVLYGLRPGAHGRVYGGTYPGAHVFSYAPGEGFRDHGRMYAGEQYVVDVAVDPARDVLWAAVGTAGHLIRLDLGTGEKRDIWPEALRGDANYPYDINLVGGKLFVKRNKLQGLVLDPDTGAVLADGFTMGSRGTSPLAPDGRSVYFTSGTELWRYDLPTDTVGPVRDTTGAPVRGDGAGIGFGFLDGQLYAVIGNYAGQALRYDPATGASERYQLPFPPQALDINTITAGPDGRIWTNLYINGNLAVLDPGTGTAINVGRLGQADGFGWHEGRMYQGVYPYGGVLVYDPARPYQLGTNPHELFRLQPDGQNRPIAFASSGSRIYVGSTPDYGLWGGALTVYDTANGARTTRRNIVADQGVISLAVVGDQLWAGTTISGGGGTVPRAAEAKVFTADLATGEKTADYTPVPGADSITSLVAGPDGMIWGLADGEVFVLDPATGAVTHRLDVPGRSSGVADELVVSAADEHVYAALDGYLHRIDPLSKAVRTIRDTQTYRVTQDGEGNLWFRNGVKAANGAVQYGSHLLRYVPEPDDCPRSDLRAQVHAGGGSGVPNRYAERGCTVNDLIRDEAHWASHGAFVAHVASVTGDLVEAGLLSGGEKDAIVAAGARSGIGR; encoded by the coding sequence GTGTCGTCGTTCCGTCGTACCCTCGTGCCCGTCGCCGTCCTGGCGCTCGCCGCCGCCCTGTTCCCGGCCGCCGCTGCCGCCTCGGCGGTTCCGACTGGCGCGACGCCCGGCACCGTCACCGACTTCGGTGTCCAGCAGACCGCCCTCACCGTCTTCGAAGCCCACTACGGCACCGGCGCCGAGAACCGGCCGGTCGTCTACGGGGTCCAGATGGGATCACCGGGGGTGCTCAGCGTGACCGACCCGGTGACCCGCGAGCTGCTGGACACCGCGTACCTGCCCGACTCCTCCGGTGCCTGGGGAATCACCCAGACGGCCGACGGCACTGTGTATGCCGGCAGCTACCCCAACGCCCATCTCTACTCGTACGACCCGCAGACCCGGACCACCGTGGACCTGGGCGCCCCGGTCGCCGGGCAGACCGTCCTCTACGGCCTGCGGCCCGGCGCGCACGGCCGGGTTTACGGCGGAACCTATCCCGGCGCGCACGTCTTCTCCTACGCCCCGGGTGAGGGCTTCCGCGATCACGGCCGGATGTACGCCGGTGAGCAGTACGTCGTCGATGTCGCGGTGGACCCCGCGCGCGACGTGCTCTGGGCGGCGGTCGGCACCGCCGGCCACCTGATCCGCCTCGACCTGGGCACCGGGGAGAAGCGCGACATCTGGCCGGAGGCGCTGCGCGGCGACGCGAACTACCCGTACGACATCAACCTGGTCGGCGGAAAGCTCTTCGTCAAACGCAACAAGCTCCAAGGGCTGGTGCTCGACCCGGACACCGGCGCGGTCCTGGCCGACGGGTTCACCATGGGCTCGCGCGGCACCTCACCGCTCGCCCCCGACGGCCGGTCGGTCTACTTCACCTCCGGCACCGAACTCTGGCGCTACGACCTGCCGACCGACACCGTCGGACCGGTGCGCGACACCACCGGGGCGCCGGTGCGCGGTGACGGCGCGGGCATCGGGTTCGGCTTCCTCGACGGCCAGCTGTACGCGGTGATCGGCAACTACGCCGGGCAGGCGCTGCGCTACGACCCGGCGACCGGCGCCAGCGAGCGGTACCAGCTGCCGTTCCCGCCGCAGGCCCTGGACATCAACACCATCACCGCCGGTCCGGACGGCCGGATCTGGACCAACCTCTACATCAACGGGAACCTCGCGGTCCTCGACCCGGGAACGGGCACGGCGATCAACGTGGGCCGGCTCGGGCAGGCCGACGGCTTCGGCTGGCATGAGGGCAGGATGTACCAGGGCGTGTACCCGTACGGTGGGGTGCTGGTCTACGACCCGGCCCGGCCGTACCAGCTCGGCACCAACCCGCACGAGCTGTTCCGCCTCCAGCCCGACGGGCAGAACCGGCCGATCGCCTTCGCCTCGTCGGGAAGCCGGATCTACGTCGGCAGCACCCCCGACTACGGCCTGTGGGGCGGCGCGCTGACGGTCTACGACACGGCGAACGGCGCACGTACCACCCGCCGGAACATCGTCGCCGACCAGGGCGTGATCAGCCTTGCCGTGGTCGGCGACCAGCTGTGGGCGGGCACCACGATCAGTGGCGGCGGGGGCACCGTGCCGCGCGCCGCCGAGGCCAAGGTGTTCACGGCCGACCTGGCGACCGGCGAGAAGACCGCCGACTACACCCCGGTGCCCGGCGCCGACTCGATCACCTCGCTGGTCGCCGGCCCGGATGGGATGATCTGGGGCCTCGCCGACGGCGAGGTGTTCGTCCTCGACCCGGCGACCGGCGCGGTGACGCACCGCCTCGACGTGCCGGGCCGCTCCTCCGGGGTGGCCGACGAACTCGTCGTCAGCGCCGCCGATGAGCACGTCTACGCCGCGCTCGACGGGTACCTGCACAGGATCGATCCACTGTCGAAGGCTGTGCGGACCATCCGGGACACGCAGACCTACCGGGTGACCCAGGACGGCGAGGGCAACCTCTGGTTCCGCAACGGGGTCAAGGCGGCCAACGGGGCGGTCCAGTACGGCTCGCACCTGCTGCGGTACGTGCCGGAGCCGGACGACTGCCCCCGCTCCGATCTGCGGGCCCAGGTGCACGCGGGCGGCGGGTCCGGCGTGCCGAACCGGTACGCCGAGCGTGGGTGCACGGTCAACGACCTGATTCGCGATGAGGCGCACTGGGCCAGCCACGGCGCGTTCGTCGCACACGTCGCCTCAGTCACCGGCGATCTGGTCGAGGCCGGCCTGCTCAGCGGCGGCGAGAAGGACGCGATCGTGGCGGCGGGCGCGCGGTCCGGCATCGGCCGGTAG
- a CDS encoding ligand-binding sensor domain-containing protein yields the protein MALDRPRRAAPLAALVTLLAATAVGVPARAAPVTEVLVGTPHHNLAIYGATFGSSAAGDYAYAVARGTTGELSVVDTRAAEVIRTMPLPGAGGSWGGTVMPDGTAYIGADSKLFRYRPGADQVEDLGSPAPGETATWRLANDGRRVFVGTFPNGKIYSVDHRSGAVRDYGQVWPGEQYVRSLGVANGKLYAGLGTVARIVEVDVESGDRREIPLPEQYRAEQFVYDLDVHQQTLFARLTNSNRLLVHDLKTGKWVADLGTSPGLNVSPPDAKKNVYFGSTGGRLMAYNLNTRTVTPTGFTGFGTARGFGWTHLDADGWPGRTLVTISLGGMLSYFNPQTGARKVVSPGVQGLPAQLQTVVAGPDGKIWSSAYPSGGITSYDPATGTFTENPTALGQAEGLHSYRGLIYAGVYPGANLFELDPARPVVRGSNPRQFGSLSSAHQDRPFAITGVRDRIAFGTIPEYGQLGGALAIVDPATGAQQVHRDVVPDQSVTALATVGELVLGGSGVWGGLGAVPTQTEAKLFLWDPATSTKVWEGVPIPGAKAITRLIVGADGHVWGATAGTLFEFDPVARTVLRTVEVEPFDWNVDHVWRSDHLAFAPNGDLCGNFRTTVACVDPATLAVQRLATGIDDVWTMDATGTMYYARGGQLYQLTR from the coding sequence ATGGCCCTCGATCGACCACGGCGCGCCGCGCCGCTCGCCGCCCTCGTGACCCTGCTCGCCGCCACCGCCGTCGGCGTCCCCGCGCGTGCTGCACCGGTGACAGAAGTACTGGTGGGAACCCCTCACCACAACCTCGCGATCTACGGCGCGACGTTCGGGTCGAGCGCCGCCGGCGACTACGCGTACGCCGTCGCCCGCGGCACCACCGGCGAGTTGAGCGTGGTGGACACCCGCGCGGCGGAGGTGATCCGGACAATGCCGTTACCCGGTGCCGGAGGATCCTGGGGTGGCACGGTCATGCCCGACGGCACCGCCTACATCGGCGCCGACAGCAAGCTCTTTCGCTACCGGCCCGGGGCCGACCAGGTGGAGGACCTGGGCTCGCCCGCACCGGGCGAGACCGCCACGTGGCGCCTGGCGAACGACGGCCGGCGCGTGTTCGTCGGCACCTTCCCCAACGGAAAGATCTACTCGGTCGACCACCGCAGCGGGGCGGTACGCGACTACGGCCAGGTCTGGCCCGGCGAACAGTACGTGCGCAGCCTCGGCGTGGCGAACGGGAAGCTCTACGCGGGCCTGGGCACCGTCGCCCGGATCGTGGAGGTGGACGTCGAATCCGGCGACCGCCGCGAGATCCCGCTGCCCGAGCAGTACCGAGCCGAGCAGTTCGTCTACGACCTCGACGTCCACCAGCAGACCCTCTTCGCGCGGCTGACCAACAGCAACCGGCTGCTGGTCCACGATCTCAAGACCGGCAAGTGGGTAGCCGACCTGGGCACCAGCCCCGGATTGAACGTCTCGCCACCGGACGCCAAAAAGAACGTCTACTTCGGATCGACCGGTGGCCGCCTCATGGCCTACAACCTGAACACCCGCACCGTCACCCCGACCGGCTTCACCGGATTCGGCACCGCCCGCGGCTTCGGCTGGACCCACCTCGACGCCGACGGTTGGCCCGGCCGGACCCTGGTGACGATCAGCCTGGGCGGGATGCTCTCCTACTTCAACCCGCAGACCGGGGCGCGCAAGGTCGTCTCCCCCGGCGTGCAGGGCCTGCCCGCCCAGTTGCAGACCGTGGTAGCCGGCCCCGACGGCAAGATCTGGTCAAGCGCCTACCCGAGCGGCGGGATCACCTCGTACGACCCCGCCACCGGCACCTTCACCGAGAATCCCACCGCACTGGGCCAGGCCGAAGGGCTGCACTCGTACCGCGGCCTGATCTACGCCGGCGTCTACCCGGGCGCGAACCTGTTCGAGCTCGACCCGGCCAGGCCCGTCGTCCGGGGCAGCAACCCGCGCCAGTTCGGGTCGCTCAGCTCGGCCCACCAGGACCGCCCCTTCGCCATCACCGGCGTCCGTGACCGAATCGCGTTCGGGACGATCCCGGAGTACGGACAGCTCGGTGGCGCGCTCGCGATCGTCGACCCGGCCACCGGCGCGCAGCAGGTGCACCGCGATGTCGTACCCGACCAGAGCGTCACCGCCCTGGCCACGGTCGGAGAGTTGGTGCTGGGCGGCTCCGGCGTCTGGGGTGGGCTCGGCGCGGTACCGACGCAGACCGAGGCGAAGCTCTTCCTCTGGGATCCGGCGACCTCGACGAAGGTCTGGGAGGGCGTACCCATTCCCGGCGCGAAGGCGATCACCCGGTTGATCGTCGGCGCGGACGGCCACGTGTGGGGCGCCACCGCCGGGACGCTGTTCGAGTTCGACCCGGTGGCCAGGACGGTGCTCAGGACCGTCGAGGTGGAGCCGTTCGACTGGAACGTCGACCACGTGTGGCGCAGCGACCACCTGGCCTTCGCGCCGAACGGCGACCTGTGCGGCAACTTCCGCACCACCGTGGCGTGCGTGGACCCGGCCACCCTCGCCGTCCAGAGGCTGGCGACCGGGATCGACGACGTCTGGACCATGGACGCCACCGGCACCATGTACTACGCCCGAGGGGGCCAGCTCTACCAGCTCACGCGCTGA
- a CDS encoding Gfo/Idh/MocA family protein, whose product MTVSLAIVGAGDRGTTYAGYTLRSPDEARVVAVAEPRDAHRTALAGAHRVPASARFDSWQALAARPRLADAIVLATPDREHAEPAARFAALGYHVLLEKPIAPTEAECEAVTAAAEHAGVLLAVCHVLRYTRYTEAVKRYVEAGTLGRIVGVEHLEPVGWWHFAHSYVRGNWRRADTSSSSLLAKCCHDLDWLRHVVDDTPVRVSSVGGLHHFHPGNRPVGAADTCLDCRVEPRCPYSAVRFYRDCLADPDRRVWPLSVVTRDLTPAGVTEALRNGPYGRCVFTGGNDVADHQSVTISFAGGATATLTMSAFTPGGHRRTRIMGTHGYLEGDGEQVTVTDFVTGATVTTDTRGGGADAGTGHGGGDMRLMAAFVEAVATGDRSAVRSGPRESLDSHRMAFAAERSRLAGGIPVALAGG is encoded by the coding sequence ATGACCGTCTCCCTGGCCATCGTCGGCGCGGGCGACCGCGGTACCACCTACGCCGGCTACACGCTGCGTTCCCCCGACGAGGCGCGGGTCGTCGCCGTCGCGGAACCCCGGGACGCGCACCGCACCGCGCTCGCCGGCGCACACCGGGTGCCGGCGTCCGCCCGGTTCGACTCGTGGCAGGCCCTGGCCGCCCGACCCCGGCTGGCCGACGCGATCGTGCTGGCCACCCCCGACCGCGAGCACGCCGAACCGGCCGCCCGCTTCGCCGCACTCGGCTACCACGTCCTGCTGGAGAAGCCCATCGCACCGACCGAGGCCGAGTGCGAGGCGGTCACCGCGGCGGCGGAACACGCCGGCGTCCTGCTCGCCGTCTGCCATGTCCTGCGCTACACCCGCTACACCGAGGCGGTGAAGCGGTACGTCGAGGCGGGCACGCTCGGCCGCATCGTCGGCGTGGAACACCTGGAGCCGGTCGGCTGGTGGCACTTCGCCCACTCCTACGTGCGCGGCAATTGGCGCCGCGCCGACACCTCGTCCAGCAGCCTGCTCGCCAAGTGCTGCCACGACCTCGACTGGCTCCGCCACGTCGTGGACGACACCCCGGTACGGGTCAGCAGCGTCGGCGGACTGCACCACTTCCACCCCGGCAACCGGCCGGTCGGTGCCGCCGACACCTGCCTCGACTGTCGCGTCGAGCCGCGCTGCCCGTACTCGGCCGTCCGCTTCTACCGCGACTGCCTCGCCGATCCCGACCGTCGGGTGTGGCCCCTGTCGGTGGTGACCCGCGACCTGACCCCTGCCGGGGTGACCGAGGCGCTGCGGAACGGCCCGTACGGGCGGTGTGTCTTCACCGGCGGCAACGACGTCGCCGACCACCAGAGCGTGACGATCTCCTTCGCCGGCGGGGCGACCGCCACCCTGACCATGAGCGCCTTCACCCCCGGCGGTCACCGGCGCACCCGCATCATGGGCACGCACGGCTACCTGGAGGGCGACGGCGAGCAGGTCACCGTCACCGACTTCGTCACCGGCGCCACCGTCACCACCGACACGCGGGGCGGCGGGGCGGACGCCGGAACCGGCCACGGCGGCGGAGACATGCGGTTGATGGCGGCCTTCGTCGAGGCCGTGGCGACCGGTGATCGGTCCGCGGTGCGGTCGGGGCCACGGGAGTCCCTGGACAGCCACCGGATGGCGTTCGCGGCGGAACGCAGCCGGCTCGCGGGCGGTATCCCCGTCGCGCTCGCCGGGGGCTGA
- a CDS encoding ABC transporter substrate-binding protein, translated as MRVRKSLSAVAVALVAALAATGCGGSGSGDSGKTTVTMWTYPVIVDEAKHRAHWDETVKAFQSANPNIEVKTEIFPWANRDQALATAIAGNKGPDVVYLIPDQLPKYARNIEPVDKYLDDAAKSDYLENVTKSVGIDGKMMGAPILTSAATPICNKKVFAAVGETTYPTSWNDLLTLAPKFKAKGYDIAAYPGDSKQTLNQTFYPLLWSAGGDVFSPDGTSVAFNSDAGKKALTFVKQLVDGGYVDKSLITNVPSTEQTRIGQNKVGCVWHVPVAEVEKLWGKENIQAVPHFTDVKQIGYGTVGSLSMLKGAKNKEAAGKWTAFATNAENTKKYDLASNFFSPRKSTGTLYAGDPVLSVQEQQVVTSTVGPLHEKARDVQGVLFPEIQAALLGKKSVEQALDDAAKAAAPLLR; from the coding sequence ATGCGTGTTCGCAAGAGCCTGTCGGCCGTCGCGGTGGCGCTCGTCGCCGCACTCGCGGCCACGGGTTGTGGCGGTTCCGGCTCCGGTGACTCCGGCAAGACCACCGTGACGATGTGGACATATCCGGTGATCGTCGACGAGGCGAAGCACCGCGCGCACTGGGACGAGACCGTCAAGGCGTTCCAGTCCGCCAACCCGAACATCGAGGTCAAGACCGAGATCTTCCCCTGGGCCAACCGGGACCAGGCGCTGGCCACCGCCATCGCCGGCAACAAGGGGCCCGACGTCGTCTACCTGATCCCCGACCAGCTGCCCAAGTACGCCCGCAACATCGAGCCGGTCGACAAGTACCTCGACGACGCGGCCAAGAGCGACTACCTCGAGAACGTGACGAAGTCGGTGGGCATCGACGGCAAGATGATGGGCGCGCCGATCCTCACCAGCGCCGCCACCCCGATCTGCAACAAGAAGGTCTTCGCCGCCGTCGGCGAGACGACCTACCCCACCAGCTGGAACGACCTGCTCACCCTGGCGCCGAAGTTCAAGGCCAAGGGCTACGACATCGCGGCGTACCCCGGTGACTCCAAGCAGACCCTGAACCAGACCTTCTACCCGCTGCTGTGGTCGGCCGGCGGTGACGTGTTCAGCCCGGACGGCACGTCGGTCGCCTTCAACAGCGACGCCGGAAAGAAGGCGCTGACCTTCGTGAAGCAACTCGTCGACGGCGGCTACGTCGACAAGAGCCTGATCACCAACGTCCCGTCGACTGAGCAGACCCGCATCGGCCAGAACAAGGTCGGCTGCGTCTGGCACGTGCCGGTGGCGGAGGTCGAAAAGCTGTGGGGCAAGGAGAACATCCAGGCCGTCCCGCACTTCACCGACGTCAAGCAGATCGGCTACGGCACCGTTGGCTCCCTGTCGATGCTGAAGGGCGCCAAGAACAAGGAGGCGGCCGGCAAGTGGACCGCCTTCGCGACCAACGCCGAGAACACCAAGAAGTACGACCTGGCCTCCAACTTTTTCTCCCCGCGGAAGTCCACCGGCACGCTCTACGCCGGTGATCCTGTCCTCAGTGTGCAGGAGCAGCAGGTAGTCACCAGCACCGTCGGCCCGCTGCACGAGAAGGCCCGGGACGTCCAGGGCGTCCTCTTCCCGGAGATCCAGGCTGCCCTGCTCGGCAAGAAGTCGGTGGAGCAGGCGCTCGACGACGCCGCGAAGGCCGCCGCTCCGCTGCTTCGCTGA
- a CDS encoding carbohydrate ABC transporter permease — translation MVALPESQVRRPRRPGSEVRRLRRASAREAGTALLFVLPFLLLFAIFRFGPAIAGVILGFTDYTIGGDTSWAGLENFRRLVDDPTFWSALRVTVVFTALSVPLSMLASLGMALLTRRAFRGAKLFRSIFFLPVVTSLVLAGVVFTWVFADGGPWSRAMGALGLPAGSWLANSALVVPALVLVSVWSRFGYGMLILLARLQDIPAELEEAALTDGASAWQRFRYVTLPQLRPALFFVAIIETTVSFQVFDMIYVMTGGGPVRSSYSLVYLLYDQGFKYFDLGYASAVGVALFVMTIVVALIQRLTLGREE, via the coding sequence ATGGTTGCACTACCGGAGAGCCAGGTCCGGCGGCCACGCCGGCCGGGGAGCGAGGTTCGGCGTCTCCGCCGGGCGTCCGCCCGTGAGGCCGGCACGGCCCTGCTGTTCGTCCTGCCGTTCCTGCTGCTCTTCGCCATCTTCCGGTTCGGGCCGGCGATCGCCGGGGTGATCCTCGGCTTCACCGACTACACCATCGGCGGTGACACGAGCTGGGCCGGCCTGGAGAACTTCCGCCGACTCGTCGACGACCCGACCTTCTGGTCGGCGCTGCGCGTCACGGTCGTCTTCACCGCGCTGTCCGTACCCCTGTCGATGCTGGCCTCCCTCGGCATGGCACTGCTGACCCGCCGCGCCTTTCGCGGCGCGAAGCTCTTCCGGTCCATCTTCTTCCTGCCCGTGGTGACCAGCCTGGTCCTCGCCGGGGTGGTCTTCACCTGGGTCTTCGCCGACGGTGGGCCGTGGTCGCGGGCGATGGGCGCGCTCGGCCTGCCGGCCGGCTCCTGGCTCGCCAACAGCGCGCTGGTGGTGCCGGCCCTGGTGCTGGTATCGGTCTGGTCCCGCTTCGGCTACGGCATGCTCATCCTGCTCGCCCGGCTTCAGGACATCCCGGCGGAGCTGGAGGAGGCGGCGCTGACCGACGGCGCCTCGGCCTGGCAGCGCTTCCGGTACGTCACGCTGCCGCAGCTGCGGCCCGCGCTGTTCTTCGTCGCCATCATCGAGACCACGGTTTCGTTCCAGGTCTTCGACATGATCTACGTGATGACCGGCGGCGGGCCGGTCCGCTCCAGCTACAGCCTCGTCTACCTGCTCTACGACCAGGGGTTCAAGTACTTCGACCTGGGCTACGCCAGCGCGGTCGGGGTCGCTCTGTTCGTGATGACGATCGTCGTGGCGCTGATCCAGCGGCTGACCCTGGGGAGGGAAGAATGA
- a CDS encoding carbohydrate ABC transporter permease, translating into MTDIITPPATAAPATERPRRAWRPYRADRAGRGWVIGRTALLLAGAVLTLFPFYAMVVLSLKPTGPVTFPDSLLPWPFSTEAYDQVIGAKSVLRWMGNTLVYSVVSVVGVLLFASMAGYAFAKKRFPGKETMFWSFLAMLMVPYHVTMIPTFIIISELNGVDTYWGMIVPTLANAQAVFLMRQFIASLPDSLFEAARLDGCSEWRVYVSIVLPLIKPILATLGVFVFLWHWNDFLWPLIVGQSLDMRTLTTGIASLQQENVPLNMLLAGSVVAFVPIFMAYLIGQRYFQEGVSTTGIKG; encoded by the coding sequence ATGACCGACATCATCACGCCCCCGGCCACCGCCGCGCCGGCCACCGAACGGCCCCGGCGGGCCTGGCGTCCCTACCGCGCGGACCGGGCCGGCCGGGGCTGGGTGATCGGGCGCACCGCGCTGCTGCTGGCTGGTGCCGTGCTCACCCTCTTTCCCTTCTACGCGATGGTCGTGTTGTCGCTCAAGCCGACCGGGCCGGTCACCTTCCCGGACAGTCTGCTGCCCTGGCCGTTCTCCACCGAGGCGTACGACCAGGTCATCGGTGCCAAGAGCGTGCTGCGCTGGATGGGGAACACGCTCGTCTACTCGGTGGTGTCGGTCGTCGGCGTGCTGCTGTTCGCCTCGATGGCCGGCTACGCCTTCGCCAAGAAGCGATTCCCGGGCAAGGAGACGATGTTCTGGTCGTTCCTGGCGATGCTGATGGTGCCGTACCACGTCACGATGATCCCGACCTTCATCATCATCTCCGAGCTGAACGGCGTGGACACCTACTGGGGCATGATCGTGCCGACGCTGGCCAACGCCCAGGCGGTCTTCCTCATGCGCCAGTTCATCGCGTCGCTGCCCGACTCGCTGTTCGAGGCGGCCCGTTTGGACGGCTGCTCCGAGTGGCGGGTGTACGTCTCGATCGTGCTGCCGCTGATCAAGCCGATCCTGGCCACGCTGGGCGTCTTCGTCTTCCTCTGGCACTGGAACGACTTCCTGTGGCCGCTCATCGTCGGGCAGAGCCTCGACATGCGGACCCTCACCACCGGCATCGCCTCGCTGCAACAGGAGAACGTGCCGTTGAACATGCTGCTCGCCGGCTCGGTGGTGGCGTTCGTGCCCATCTTCATGGCCTACCTGATTGGCCAGCGGTACTTCCAGGAGGGCGTCTCCACCACGGGCATCAAGGGGTGA
- a CDS encoding hydroxyacid dehydrogenase — MTVIAVAATPYVRELFLDPDTWTALQRVGEVRLPADRADVGDEAVLAGLLADADVVVTGWGTAPLTAAALAAAPRLRLLAHTGASVKPFVTPECFARGVRVTQAGDAMAYAVGEQALALTLALLHRLHRFDHALRTGADWASAKGAPPRRELRGATVGVVGASRTGRAYLGLVRALGARVLVADPYLSGAEAVTLGVERVGLDELLARSLVVSLHAPVLPETAGMIGARELALLPDGALLVNTARSALVDEAALLAALRTGRIDAALDVFDAEPLPVDHPLRGLPNVLLTPHEAAGTVESRRRAGAIVVAEIDRFLLGRPLAHEVRPEQLDRTG; from the coding sequence GTGACCGTCATCGCCGTGGCGGCGACGCCGTACGTCCGCGAGCTGTTCCTCGACCCCGACACCTGGACCGCGCTGCAGCGCGTCGGCGAGGTGCGGCTGCCCGCCGACCGCGCCGACGTGGGCGACGAGGCCGTGCTCGCGGGACTGCTCGCCGACGCCGACGTCGTCGTGACCGGCTGGGGAACCGCACCGCTGACGGCCGCGGCGCTCGCCGCCGCGCCACGGCTGCGGCTGCTCGCGCACACCGGGGCCAGCGTGAAACCGTTCGTCACCCCGGAGTGCTTCGCTCGCGGGGTACGCGTCACCCAGGCCGGCGACGCGATGGCGTACGCAGTGGGGGAGCAGGCCCTCGCGTTGACCCTCGCGCTGCTGCACCGGCTGCACCGGTTCGACCACGCGCTGCGCACCGGGGCCGACTGGGCGAGCGCGAAGGGCGCCCCGCCCCGCCGGGAGCTGCGCGGCGCGACGGTCGGGGTGGTCGGCGCGTCCCGGACCGGCCGGGCGTACCTCGGCCTGGTGCGGGCGCTCGGAGCGCGGGTGCTCGTGGCCGACCCCTACCTGTCCGGCGCGGAGGCCGTGACGCTGGGCGTCGAACGGGTCGGCCTCGACGAGTTGCTCGCCCGCAGCCTGGTGGTCTCCCTGCATGCTCCGGTGCTGCCGGAGACCGCCGGGATGATCGGGGCACGCGAGCTCGCCCTGCTGCCGGACGGGGCGCTGCTGGTCAACACCGCCCGCTCGGCGCTGGTGGACGAGGCCGCGCTGCTGGCCGCGCTGCGCACCGGCCGGATCGACGCCGCGCTGGACGTCTTCGACGCCGAGCCGCTGCCGGTCGACCATCCGCTCCGCGGGCTGCCGAACGTGCTGCTGACGCCGCACGAGGCGGCCGGGACGGTGGAGTCGCGGCGGCGGGCCGGCGCGATCGTGGTGGCCGAGATCGACCGGTTCCTCCTCGGGCGGCCGCTGGCCCACGAGGTGCGGCCGGAGCAGCTCGATCGGACGGGCTGA
- a CDS encoding Gfo/Idh/MocA family protein, with translation MRIALAGLATSHPYTDARALRDHAELVVWEPDPQRLARFRAEQPDVAVAPDLAALLATGPDGVVLTVPTPDVPDALAQVLARELPCFVNKPAAATLGQLDRLERVVQRAPELVLTSSVLRFAPDFVAFDVPRDEVLSVRATVRHDVGLWATGYNPWQDDPAVGGGTLVMMGLHGVELLVALLGPAVRLVGAAGTVRRHRGLHSEDTGLLALQWEDGVPGAVEVLGVSEGEAYEVTVHTGAGEQRVALRGGPDQLGYRATIDAFLGMVRGGPSPVPWPQTRAVLGLLAAARATA, from the coding sequence ATGCGCATCGCTCTGGCCGGACTCGCCACCAGTCACCCCTACACCGACGCCCGCGCGCTGCGTGACCACGCTGAGCTGGTGGTGTGGGAGCCCGATCCGCAGCGGCTGGCCCGGTTCCGGGCCGAGCAGCCGGACGTCGCCGTGGCGCCGGACCTGGCCGCGCTGCTGGCGACCGGCCCGGACGGTGTGGTGCTCACCGTCCCGACCCCGGACGTGCCGGACGCGCTGGCCCAGGTGCTGGCCCGCGAGCTGCCCTGCTTCGTCAACAAGCCGGCCGCCGCGACCCTCGGGCAGCTCGACCGGTTGGAACGCGTCGTGCAGCGGGCGCCCGAGCTCGTGCTCACCTCCTCGGTGCTGCGCTTCGCGCCGGACTTCGTGGCGTTCGATGTGCCGCGCGACGAGGTGCTGTCGGTCCGGGCCACGGTGCGGCACGATGTCGGCCTCTGGGCCACCGGCTACAACCCGTGGCAGGACGACCCGGCGGTGGGTGGCGGCACGCTGGTGATGATGGGACTGCACGGCGTGGAGCTGCTGGTCGCGCTGCTGGGGCCGGCGGTACGGCTGGTCGGGGCCGCGGGCACCGTACGCCGGCACCGGGGACTGCACTCCGAGGACACCGGGCTGCTGGCGCTGCAGTGGGAGGACGGGGTGCCCGGCGCGGTCGAGGTGCTCGGGGTCAGCGAGGGCGAGGCGTACGAGGTGACCGTCCACACCGGCGCTGGGGAGCAGCGGGTGGCGCTGCGCGGCGGCCCGGACCAGCTCGGCTACCGGGCCACCATCGACGCGTTCCTGGGCATGGTCCGGGGTGGGCCGAGCCCGGTGCCGTGGCCGCAGACCCGGGCCGTGCTGGGCCTTCTCGCCGCGGCGCGCGCCACGGCCTGA